One Solirubrobacterales bacterium genomic window carries:
- a CDS encoding F0F1 ATP synthase subunit gamma yields the protein MANRKEVTNQISSVKNIRQITRAMEMVAAARLRRAEMRIADLRPYAQAMRQLTKRAAAEAGTVWQVPVLEEREQVGRVAILLITGDRGLAGAFNANILREGLQLRDEQLEQGREVVFYAVGRRGDGALTFRKQEVAGSWTGFTDRPAFSNARDIGDTLICDYIEGRVDRVEVIYNRYVSPLTQHVHRQRLLPVQQAEVVGEGAEDEHSIKLSGEAAEAHARSLWEYEPDPEELLAELIPEYVNISLYRTLLESAASELGARMTAMRSAAENAETMIDDLTLEMNRVRQAEITQEILEVVGGAEALG from the coding sequence ATGGCCAACCGCAAAGAAGTCACAAACCAGATCTCGAGCGTGAAGAACATCCGCCAGATCACGCGTGCGATGGAGATGGTCGCCGCGGCCCGGCTGCGCCGGGCAGAGATGCGGATCGCGGACCTGCGACCGTACGCCCAGGCCATGCGCCAGCTGACCAAGCGGGCGGCGGCCGAGGCCGGCACCGTCTGGCAGGTCCCGGTGCTGGAGGAACGGGAACAGGTCGGGCGGGTGGCGATCCTGCTGATCACCGGCGACCGCGGTCTGGCCGGCGCCTTCAACGCGAACATCCTGCGCGAAGGTCTGCAACTGCGTGACGAGCAGCTGGAGCAGGGTCGCGAGGTCGTCTTCTACGCGGTCGGTCGGCGTGGCGACGGGGCACTCACCTTCCGCAAGCAGGAGGTTGCGGGCTCCTGGACCGGGTTCACCGACCGCCCCGCGTTCAGCAACGCCCGGGATATCGGGGACACCCTGATCTGCGACTACATCGAGGGTCGGGTGGACCGGGTCGAGGTCATCTACAACCGGTACGTCTCGCCGCTGACCCAGCACGTTCACCGTCAGCGCCTGCTGCCGGTGCAGCAGGCCGAGGTCGTCGGTGAGGGCGCCGAGGATGAACACTCGATCAAGCTCTCGGGCGAGGCGGCCGAAGCTCACGCCCGTTCGCTCTGGGAGTACGAACCTGATCCCGAGGAACTGCTGGCCGAGCTGATCCCGGAGTACGTCAACATTTCGCTCTACCGGACGCTGCTGGAGTCGGCGGCTTCCGAGCTCGGTGCCCGAATGACCGCGATGCGCAGTGCGGCGGAGAACGCCGAGACCATGATCGACGATCTGACCCTCGAAATGAACCGGGTCAGGCAGGCCGAGATCACACAGGAGATTCTGGAAGTAGTCGGCGGCGCCGAGGCGCTGGGCTGA
- the atpD gene encoding F0F1 ATP synthase subunit beta, which produces MSENNGKNTGRIEEITGVVVDAVFPDKLPEVYSAVEIEVDASEAREGRTLVCEVQQHLGDDRVRTVAMDATDGLQRGDRVVDTGGPITVPVGDVTLGRIFNLLGEPIDDGDPIPADVERWPIHRPSPKATDLTPNQEILETGIKVVDLLAPYVKGGKIGLFGGAGVGKTVLIQELIHNIAQEHGGLSAFCGVGERTREGTDLYIEMTESGVIDKTMMVFGQMNEPPGARLRVALSGLTMAEYYREAGGQDVLLFIDNIFRFTQAGSEVSALLGRMPSAVGYQPTLETEMGQLQERITSTARGSVTSVQAIYVPADDLTDPAPASVFAHLNATTTLSRSISEKGIYPAVDPLDSTSTILKPDILGEDHYNTATEVQEILQRYSELQQIIAILGIDELADEDKVLVFRARKIERFLSQPFFVAEQFTGTPGQYVPVEETVRGFRMILEGELDEYPENAFYMKGSIDQVLEQGKSSGN; this is translated from the coding sequence ATGTCAGAGAACAACGGCAAGAACACAGGACGAATCGAAGAGATCACCGGCGTCGTGGTCGACGCGGTCTTCCCCGACAAGCTGCCCGAGGTGTACTCGGCCGTCGAGATCGAGGTCGACGCCAGCGAGGCCCGCGAGGGGCGCACCCTGGTCTGCGAGGTCCAGCAGCACCTCGGCGATGATCGTGTCCGGACGGTCGCGATGGACGCCACCGACGGCCTTCAGCGCGGCGATCGGGTGGTGGACACGGGCGGACCGATCACCGTACCGGTCGGCGATGTCACCCTCGGACGAATCTTCAATCTCCTCGGCGAGCCGATCGACGACGGCGATCCGATTCCGGCCGACGTCGAGCGCTGGCCGATCCACCGGCCCTCTCCGAAGGCCACCGACCTGACCCCGAACCAGGAGATCCTGGAGACCGGCATCAAGGTGGTGGACCTGCTCGCCCCTTACGTGAAGGGCGGCAAGATCGGCCTGTTCGGCGGCGCCGGCGTCGGCAAGACGGTGCTGATCCAGGAGCTGATCCACAACATCGCCCAGGAGCACGGCGGGCTTTCCGCCTTCTGTGGCGTCGGTGAGCGGACCCGTGAAGGAACCGACCTCTACATCGAGATGACCGAATCCGGCGTCATCGACAAGACGATGATGGTTTTCGGCCAGATGAACGAGCCGCCCGGCGCCCGCCTGCGGGTCGCCCTGTCCGGCCTGACCATGGCCGAGTACTACCGCGAAGCCGGTGGTCAGGACGTGCTGCTCTTCATCGACAACATCTTCCGTTTCACCCAGGCCGGCTCCGAGGTTTCGGCCCTGCTCGGCCGGATGCCTTCGGCGGTGGGATACCAGCCCACTCTCGAAACCGAGATGGGTCAGCTCCAGGAGCGGATCACCTCGACCGCCCGCGGATCGGTCACCTCGGTCCAGGCGATCTACGTCCCCGCCGACGACCTCACCGACCCGGCACCGGCCTCGGTGTTCGCCCACCTCAACGCGACCACCACGCTTTCCCGTTCGATCTCGGAGAAGGGCATCTACCCGGCGGTCGATCCGCTGGACTCGACCTCGACCATCCTCAAGCCGGACATCCTCGGCGAGGATCACTACAACACGGCGACCGAGGTTCAGGAGATCCTGCAGCGCTACAGCGAGCTGCAGCAGATCATCGCGATCCTCGGCATCGACGAGCTGGCCGACGAGGACAAGGTGCTGGTCTTCCGGGCCCGGAAGATCGAGCGCTTCCTGTCGCAGCCGTTCTTCGTTGCCGAACAGTTCACCGGCACCCCGGGACAGTACGTCCCGGTCGAGGAGACGGTGCGCGGCTTCCGGATGATTCTCGAAGGTGAGCTCGACGAGTATCCCGAGAACGCCTTCTACATGAAGGGCAGCATCGACCAGGTGCTGGAGCAGGGCAAGAGCTCGGGTAACTAG
- the atpC gene encoding ATP synthase F1 subunit epsilon, with protein sequence MAGENTFTIEVLTPEGELFRGDAIRLSTRTTVGEIGILANHVPVLAQLKPTRLQVALPGDESRDWAQGHGMLQVFGNHVRVLLEEAVDPDTLDRSRLDEQRADAEARLADSGTGESERKFAARDLERIEAFLKIAA encoded by the coding sequence GTGGCCGGAGAAAACACATTCACGATCGAGGTTCTCACCCCGGAGGGTGAGCTGTTTCGCGGGGATGCGATCCGGCTGTCCACCCGGACCACGGTCGGTGAGATCGGCATTCTGGCCAATCACGTTCCGGTGCTGGCCCAGCTCAAGCCGACCCGCCTCCAGGTTGCGCTTCCCGGCGACGAGAGTCGCGACTGGGCCCAGGGACACGGAATGCTCCAGGTGTTCGGCAACCACGTCCGGGTTCTGCTCGAGGAAGCGGTAGATCCCGACACCCTGGACCGGTCCCGGCTGGACGAACAGCGGGCGGACGCCGAGGCAAGGCTGGCCGACTCCGGGACCGGCGAGAGCGAACGGAAGTTCGCCGCGCGTGACCTGGAGCGGATCGAAGCCTTCCTGAAGATCGCGGCCTGA
- a CDS encoding LCP family protein, giving the protein MSDEEEDRDSGPEEPQGDPGPVPEPPLEQPTEEMFAFEARILDEGEVPELDPAVRAALLESDQEADSATSPPRPPAGVEAGTGEDPAARTGEHTAEDLAETGEYEPPDSSEWDLPSEAAIAAEETAVLAEQARDEVRAAVDHARKTGRPWDPARPPAGGDFQEPGRRPRYWWRFLLATLIIVFAFAGATSASVLHVVNDIASKLEIPKQNRLPNWLVKDAGGGPQTIAIIGSDARTGGGSPDGDKGRSDTTILLRLDPDSGQIAMLSIPRDLKVEIPGYGTDKFNAAFTYGGTALTLKTIKELTGLQINHVINVDFQGFAMLVDAVGCVFVDVDRKYYHSNEGLAPSEMYAEIDIDAGYQKLCGPDALDFARYRHTDTDLVRASRQQDLLGEVRNRLSFSEIIKRRDELIKAFTRNATSDISSGTQILDLLRLLFDSRSARTAEVKFPTTFTMDNGISYVEATPEEIDAAVDQFLGFKESKGAIGTLSEGDGSSARSRAARKKRARKQARKSVQPSVAKIPGKNGDGLADAAGNGMELASRLTSEFKVPNLPVYYPRRLPEGTTFPEGSRVYWIRDTEKKPRKAYRMVMALQQADGLHYFGLQGVAGWSDPPILEAPHEEVEMSGRDYLVYFEGDRVRLVAWFDRGNTYWISNSLLLTLTNDQMLGMARSTRPFTPN; this is encoded by the coding sequence GTGAGTGACGAAGAAGAGGACCGCGACTCCGGGCCGGAGGAGCCGCAAGGCGATCCTGGCCCCGTGCCGGAGCCACCGCTGGAGCAGCCGACCGAGGAGATGTTCGCCTTCGAGGCCAGGATCCTCGACGAAGGCGAGGTGCCCGAGCTCGACCCGGCGGTCCGGGCGGCCCTGCTCGAAAGCGACCAGGAAGCGGACAGCGCGACCTCGCCCCCGCGTCCGCCGGCCGGCGTTGAGGCAGGTACGGGCGAAGATCCGGCCGCTCGTACCGGCGAGCACACCGCCGAGGATCTCGCGGAAACCGGTGAGTACGAACCACCCGACAGCTCCGAGTGGGATCTCCCGTCGGAAGCCGCGATCGCCGCCGAGGAAACTGCCGTGCTGGCCGAACAGGCCCGGGACGAGGTTCGTGCGGCCGTCGATCACGCCCGGAAAACCGGCCGTCCCTGGGATCCGGCCCGCCCGCCCGCGGGGGGGGACTTCCAGGAGCCGGGCCGACGGCCGCGCTACTGGTGGCGCTTTCTGCTCGCGACCCTGATCATCGTGTTCGCGTTCGCGGGAGCGACCTCCGCCTCGGTACTCCACGTGGTCAACGACATCGCCTCGAAACTGGAGATCCCCAAACAGAACCGCCTGCCGAACTGGCTGGTCAAGGATGCCGGCGGTGGACCCCAGACGATCGCGATCATCGGCTCGGACGCCCGCACCGGCGGTGGCTCCCCGGACGGTGACAAGGGAAGGTCAGACACCACGATCCTGCTCCGCCTCGATCCGGACTCGGGCCAGATCGCGATGCTTTCGATCCCGCGAGACCTCAAGGTCGAGATTCCCGGCTACGGCACCGACAAGTTCAACGCCGCCTTCACCTACGGCGGCACCGCGCTCACCCTGAAGACGATCAAGGAACTCACCGGACTCCAGATCAACCACGTGATCAACGTCGACTTCCAGGGTTTCGCGATGCTGGTCGATGCGGTCGGCTGCGTGTTTGTGGATGTCGACCGCAAGTACTACCACTCGAACGAAGGGCTGGCGCCTTCGGAGATGTACGCCGAGATCGACATCGATGCCGGCTATCAGAAGCTCTGTGGGCCGGACGCTCTCGACTTCGCCCGGTACCGCCACACCGACACCGATCTGGTTCGCGCCTCCCGCCAGCAGGACCTGCTCGGGGAGGTTCGAAACCGGCTCTCCTTCTCCGAGATCATCAAGCGACGTGACGAGTTGATCAAGGCCTTCACCAGGAACGCCACCTCCGACATCAGCAGCGGCACCCAGATCCTCGACCTGTTGCGGCTGCTCTTCGACTCCCGCAGCGCCCGCACCGCGGAGGTCAAGTTCCCGACCACCTTCACCATGGACAACGGCATCTCCTACGTGGAAGCGACCCCGGAAGAGATCGATGCCGCGGTCGACCAGTTCCTCGGCTTCAAGGAGAGCAAGGGAGCGATCGGCACCCTGAGCGAAGGGGACGGGTCCAGCGCCAGGTCCAGGGCAGCCCGGAAGAAGCGGGCCAGGAAGCAGGCCCGGAAGTCGGTCCAGCCCTCGGTTGCCAAGATCCCGGGGAAGAACGGGGACGGTCTGGCCGACGCGGCAGGAAACGGGATGGAGCTGGCTTCACGCCTCACATCCGAGTTCAAGGTGCCGAACCTCCCGGTCTACTATCCCCGCCGGCTCCCGGAGGGCACGACCTTCCCCGAGGGGAGTCGGGTCTACTGGATCCGGGACACCGAAAAGAAGCCGCGCAAGGCCTACCGGATGGTGATGGCGCTCCAGCAGGCCGATGGCCTCCACTACTTCGGACTTCAGGGAGTCGCGGGCTGGAGCGATCCGCCGATCCTCGAAGCACCCCACGAGGAGGTCGAGATGTCGGGACGGGACTACCTCGTGTACTTCGAGGGGGATAGGGTGCGTCTTGTCGCCTGGTTTGATCGTGGCAACACGTACTGGATTTCCAACTCCCTCCTCCTCACCCTCACCAATGACCAGATGCTGGGCATGGCCCGTTCAACCCGCCCCTTCACACCGAACTGA
- a CDS encoding UDP-glucose/GDP-mannose dehydrogenase family protein: MTPRDSSPIGVIGTGWVGLVTAVCFAELGHRVIARDVVPEKIEALKRGEVTIHEPGLAELLERNRDRLTFTLEIEPVLEAARLLFVCVDTPPTYSGDADLSRVRKVLEELGPDANHVLVMKSTVPAGTGETVRRERPGMAYVSCPEFLKEGTAVEDFLNPDRTVIGAAPEDAAAAAEVAALYRPLGGEIVSTDTSSAEMIKLASNAYLATRISFINEIANVCEEVGADVVEVARGMGMDRRIGPQFLRPGIGFGGSCFPKDVNALKLLAGNSGYHFQLLNSVIEVNELQKRRVVNKLRARLGSLVDRKIALLGLAFKPETDDMREASSLVLAARLMGEGANVVAYDPVAMERARTLLPGVEMKEKPEDALTGADAVVLVTEWPEFRELDWAGVATGMNHRLMIDGRNFLDPEDLRQAGFSYEGVGRAGTGA, from the coding sequence GTGACTCCCCGGGATTCCTCCCCGATCGGGGTGATCGGTACCGGCTGGGTCGGTCTGGTCACCGCCGTCTGTTTCGCCGAGCTCGGTCATCGGGTGATCGCCCGGGACGTTGTTCCCGAGAAGATCGAGGCTCTGAAACGCGGTGAGGTGACGATCCATGAGCCGGGGCTGGCCGAACTTCTCGAAAGGAACCGGGACCGGCTGACCTTCACGCTCGAGATCGAACCGGTGCTCGAAGCGGCCCGCCTGCTCTTCGTCTGCGTCGACACCCCCCCGACCTACTCGGGCGACGCCGACCTCTCCCGGGTCCGCAAGGTGCTGGAAGAACTGGGGCCGGACGCCAACCACGTTCTGGTGATGAAGAGCACCGTGCCGGCCGGGACCGGGGAGACCGTCCGCCGGGAGCGGCCCGGCATGGCCTACGTCTCATGTCCCGAGTTCCTCAAGGAGGGAACCGCGGTCGAGGACTTCCTGAATCCGGACCGGACCGTGATCGGAGCTGCCCCGGAAGACGCCGCGGCCGCGGCCGAGGTGGCGGCCCTCTACCGACCCCTCGGTGGTGAGATCGTGAGCACCGACACCTCCAGCGCCGAGATGATCAAGCTCGCTTCGAACGCCTATCTGGCGACCCGGATCTCGTTCATCAACGAGATCGCCAACGTCTGCGAGGAGGTTGGGGCGGACGTGGTCGAGGTCGCCCGGGGCATGGGCATGGATCGGCGTATCGGGCCGCAGTTCCTCCGGCCGGGGATCGGTTTCGGGGGTTCCTGCTTCCCCAAGGACGTCAACGCGTTGAAGCTGCTCGCCGGAAACTCCGGCTACCACTTCCAGCTCCTGAACTCGGTGATCGAGGTCAACGAGCTCCAGAAGCGGCGCGTGGTCAACAAGCTCCGGGCGCGTCTCGGTTCGCTGGTGGACCGGAAGATCGCGCTGCTCGGCCTCGCCTTCAAACCGGAGACCGACGACATGCGCGAGGCGTCCAGCCTGGTGCTCGCCGCCCGGCTGATGGGCGAGGGCGCCAACGTGGTTGCCTACGATCCGGTGGCGATGGAGCGGGCAAGGACTCTCCTGCCCGGGGTAGAAATGAAGGAGAAACCCGAGGACGCGCTTACCGGGGCGGACGCTGTGGTACTGGTCACCGAGTGGCCGGAGTTCCGGGAGCTCGACTGGGCCGGTGTGGCAACAGGGATGAACCACCGATTGATGATAGACGGAAGAAACTTTCTCGACCCGGAAGACCTGCGTCAGGCAGGGTTTTCGTACGAGGGCGTAGGTCGCGCCGGGACGGGAGCATGA
- a CDS encoding NDP-sugar synthase, protein MQALVLVGGQGSRLRPLTAEIPKPVLPLAGRPFLGYMIDWLERYGVDHIVFACGFLPDQMRQVLGESSANGTRFTYLVEPEALDTAGAIRFALEHLDETFFALNGDSLADLDLGLLLQHHREHGAKATLGLYPVEDASPYGLVELTPDGEVTGFFEKPEAGRSGLISAGMYVLDREVIAALPEGRPISIEREVFPKLVGHGLHGRALDGYWKDIGTPERFLEATWDIVEGRVDTTVPVDPLGVMVDPDSHIDPAAVIGPRAVIGPGCEIGSGAVIAGSVLLGDSVVGAGAKISGSIFSSGVKVESGVGVENMVLGRDEAVHA, encoded by the coding sequence GTGCAAGCACTGGTACTTGTCGGGGGTCAGGGCAGCCGGCTGAGGCCGTTGACTGCGGAGATTCCCAAACCGGTCCTTCCCTTGGCCGGACGCCCGTTCCTCGGGTACATGATCGATTGGCTGGAACGATACGGTGTGGATCACATCGTGTTCGCCTGTGGCTTTCTCCCTGACCAGATGCGGCAAGTGCTGGGTGAGTCCAGCGCGAACGGAACCCGTTTCACCTACCTGGTCGAACCGGAGGCGCTCGACACTGCGGGGGCCATCCGGTTCGCGCTGGAGCATCTCGATGAGACCTTTTTCGCCCTCAACGGCGACTCGCTCGCCGATCTCGACCTCGGGTTGCTCTTGCAACATCACCGTGAACATGGCGCCAAGGCGACCCTCGGGCTCTACCCGGTGGAAGACGCAAGCCCGTACGGGCTGGTTGAACTCACCCCGGACGGAGAGGTGACCGGATTCTTCGAAAAGCCGGAAGCGGGACGGTCCGGCCTGATCAGCGCCGGAATGTACGTCCTCGACCGCGAGGTGATTGCCGCCCTGCCGGAAGGCCGCCCCATCTCGATCGAACGCGAGGTGTTCCCGAAGCTGGTCGGCCACGGGCTCCACGGTCGCGCCCTGGATGGCTACTGGAAAGACATCGGCACCCCGGAACGCTTCTTGGAAGCCACCTGGGACATCGTCGAGGGAAGGGTTGACACCACGGTCCCGGTTGATCCCCTCGGAGTCATGGTCGATCCCGACAGTCACATCGACCCCGCGGCGGTGATCGGACCGCGTGCGGTTATCGGACCCGGCTGCGAGATCGGTTCGGGGGCGGTGATCGCCGGATCGGTTCTGCTGGGGGACTCGGTTGTCGGTGCCGGAGCGAAGATTTCCGGATCGATCTTTTCGTCTGGAGTGAAGGTCGAGTCCGGGGTCGGGGTCGAGAATATGGTCCTCGGCAGAGACGAGGCCGTGCATGCGTGA